The region gtgatggaggagctgaagaggaTCATTGATGACAGTGAGATCACTAAGGAAGATGATGCACTGTGGCCACCACCAGACCGGGTTGGCAGACAGGTTTGTGGCTCTATTCACAGTGACACTACTGTTGTCTCTCCAGTTCtgtaatataatgtattttGTTATGAGTTCTGAATGCTTCGTTTGTATAGCAACAAATACATCTAAGGaacttgaaaaaacaaacaataccttgtgttcttgtttttcGTCTGATTCTGTTAAGATGTCGTAGTCATACATTTAATTGCAACTTAAAAATTAGAATATAATGGAAAagttcaatatttttgtttcgTTTTATTAAATTATGGCATACAGCTCCACAAGGAGGGTAATCCACTGCAGGCCATAGCTGAAAGGGTCGCTCTTCAAAGAGTGCTGCATCACAGCATGTTCAGGGGAAGTTGACTGGAAGGTCAAAGTAGGTAGGAAAAGGTGAACAAAGAACAGATATGGATAAGAAGACATGGCCAATTGCTCACTGGTCCAAAGCCCTCTTTTTGGATTAAAGTAGACTTGTCTTTTCATTTAGAAATCAACATCTCAGAGTCTGGAGGTATAATTCAGAGACTTGGAATCCAGCTGCTTGAAATCCACTGGGAAGGGTCCACAGTCGGTGATGGGTCCATGGCATTTGCTGGTGTTGGCCCATTGTATTTTTCAAATCCATGCTTCTGTCTGCTGACCAGACAGAAGCATGGATTCCAGCAGGATTTTGTATTTGCCAAAACTAGCGATTGGCTAACTACCCGGACCTGAACCCTGTAGAGAATTTGTGGGGTACAATCAAAAGGAATGTCAAGCTGCACTTATTCAGTAATTAATGCAATGGAGCACTGACCTTGTATTGAGGGAATGACTAAATGTACTTTTCAGATGttcatatgatttttttttattcaaatatggTCAAGAAACAATCTTGAAGTTGTAAGAATAAATTTTCTGCTTTTGCACTGTCTCACAGGAGTTGGAGATTGTCATCGGAGACGAGCACATTTCATTCACAACTTCCAAAATAGGCTCCTTGATTGACGTCAACCAGTCAAGGTATATATTTTTTCAGAGGTTGTTAAGGCAGAGGctgtatatttgtcatttataGCCAAGTGTTATATGTTACAGGGACCCCGAAGGTCTTCGTGTGTTCTACTACCTGGTGCAAGATCTCAAGtgtcttgtcttcagtctcATCGGTCTGCACTTCAAGATCAAGCCCATTTAAATGTggaatgtttgttttaattgcTTTAGCTCATTTTCTGTTGTTCTGCATTTGTAAGTTGGCTTATGTTcgaacttttttattttaaataaaaggtcAGAGACTACCTGAAGATGTACTGAAACTCAAAAAACAACCATAAGTTTTACATGGGAGCATGTTACTACTCAAACAGAAAGCATATGTAACCaaggtgttttatttcaaaagaCATGCAACCACAGCACAAAATAACCAGAAATCAGTTCAGttctcatttttaaattcacaaaatCAGACTCCATGCTCTGGTCTATAAGGTCTATGTTTGAAAAGCACCACTGCATAAATTTATAACCATTTCATGTCACTGCAACACGTCCGcccacaactacacacacagctaacactGAGCTACGGTGCAGAAGGCTGACTGCTCTCTGCATGGACAGAGGAGTAAACTGTCAAAGCCCTGATAAGACCGATGTCCTTGAAAAGGAGTGGATTGAGTGAATTGAAAGCAATATTCACTTTTAAATTTTCAAACTAAAGTTGTCTTATGTGCATCATCAAACTTGCCAAACTGCTCCAACCAGAACAGGTGAGGTTCTGTTCCATAACAGACTGATAAAGGGCTGATTTTTAGTTAGGGAAATATAAGCACAGTTGAAAACTCACTTGGCTTTATGCAGACAAACTGAGGTGAAAATGATCAATCTCAACCTCCCCAATCTATAAAATTACTGTAGTGTTCATGAACCTTTTTGGTGATGACTGACACTCGTTTCTTAACTGAGAGACTTTCCTTCCAGGACAGTGAAAATGTCTTCTAAAGACTTGTGGACACACTGCAGGAATTCATGAACATTTCGCGTTGGGTAGCTGGAGACGTTGCAGCCGATCCAGTCATCGTGGACACCATAGCCGATGCCAAACCCATCGGGCACCACCGGCGCAAAGCCTCCGAGGTTCACCGATGGACTGCTAAGGGTACTGGTGGACAGGATGTTGTGATTGATGGCAGCATAAGCTGGGTCTGCATACAGGCCATGCAGGGCGTGCCCCTTTGAATTGGCCAGGTATCGCAGGGCAAACAGGTGACGGTCAAAACCTTGTCctggtgacagaaaaaaaaaaggagttagTCAGGGAGAAGAAGGCTCTCCCTGACTCACATGATGTACACGTTGACTACATGCATAGAATCGCCTCTGCCTTTCTCAGCAGAATTATGCTAATATAgtttatatacatattataAATGCATTATTTTAGCTGCTGAAGTGTGCCCTTTCAGTTTTTACATGAATCCAGTGGCAAAAGCACACGCATGTTCACACCTCTGCATAACTCAAGGTCATGCAGAGGgttgtaataattattacagCGTTGCAATAATGTTGTTAGCACAAAGACATTTCCAAATTAACCAATTTGAAAATTAAGCCGTAAATGTAGTCAATGATTAGACTGAATTTTGATAGAGTTGGAGGGTTTTATGTCTCAGGAAACGAAGTCAGAGTTCAACTGTAGTTTGTTCAATCCCTGTTGtaaatgtgacacaaaaatgaaaacatgcttCTTCTTTCCCGATAACACATTAACAAAAAAGCTGATAAAACTGGGAAGCGGCATTTTATGGTAAAACAACTGCACACAAACACGGAAAATAGAACAGCTGTGTATTATCTTCACCATGCCCTGTGATGCACCTGTCTAGTGTTTCCTGGTCCATGTGTTTTTTAGAAAGAGCTAACTGCAAAGATTTCCTGGATCCCCCCTAAATTGACTCACCTCTTCCATATCTCAACATTTCACCGAAATCTATAAAGAAATTTTTGACGTTCTTTTGAACTAACAAGGTGAAGAAAACATTACCTCCTTCGTGGTTGTGAATACAACTGGCATTACAAGTCCTTATCTTTTTACACAAACGACTAACTAACACTAATACACACCCATAGCTGCCTCTTTGGTGAGCTGGCCGTGGTACTTGGAGCAGTCATTTAGCATGGCCTTTAGCTGCTCCACACTGTGTTGGCCTGGCTGGCACACAAAGGCATGTGAACATTTCTTAGTGTGAATGGTGGCAGGCCGGATGGTTTCTGTTCGGCCGTGTCTAAAGGCTGCAGTGCTGCAAGACTCGTACGTGGCCACCGTCTGTCCGTACTGCCTCAGGAAGCCCATCTGAAAAGCCAGCTGGGCAATGGCATCTGGACTCAGCTTGCTCTTCTTCAGTTGCTCTTTCCCACCTTTCTTGAACTCCATGGCATCAATGGTGAGTTTGGACACAGCTGAATCAAAGTTCTCCTTGGCCTTTTTGATGCCATTCTCCAGCTCACTGTCCAGGTTGAACTGCAGCCTGCGGACCGCAGAGGCTGAATCCACGACAGCAACAGAGCCTGGGTGTACCAACGGCTGCTCTATTGTGTCTTTGAAGATCTCATTCTGTAAGCGAAGCACAGCAACACCATCGCCCCAGGAATGTTCAAAATTGATGGCTGCCTGGCCGTCTTTGGTCAGTATGAGACTAAAGGACTTGTCAAACCAACGGTTGTAGGCATCACCGTGCAGCATGTTGTGAGAGATGTGAATGTGATCCCTCATGCTTTCATCAtccaaagacagacagaacacaGCGCTGTCGACGGTCTCCAAAGCCTCTGCGTTGCCCAAAGCGATCAGCTTGTCCCTCAGGCCGGCCCACACGTCCCTGTTCTCACTGGTCAGGACCCCAAGTGGAAAGGTGGGCGCAGGCATTGGGTCTGACAGAATGTACTTcaagtgagactggatctctgAGGGCTTCACTAAATTGCCATCCTTGTCTAAAATGTCAAATACATACATGTGTCCTTTCCTCATCACTAGGAGATGTTTCCCTTTTGTATCAGTGAAGAGTTCATCTCGGCCAAGCTTTGGAATCCGAGTTGAGTTGAAGAGGCGAAAGTACTGGGACATGTCCAGGGGGTAAGCGTTCACCATGTATGCTCCGTACCACGACAGTGAGGACGGGACCCAGCGGATGAACTTTTTGAAGCGGTCTGTGTCACTCTTTGCTGGATTCAGGTGAAAAACTTCAGGCTCCAGCAGCTCAGCCCGTAGCGTTTTCATGAAGCGCACTGCTGAACACACCATATTTGTCGCCCGCAACAGTTGGTCATTGTATTCACTCTTAGGGTCAGAATTGAAGGACATAAAGGGGTTGAAGTTCAACACCACAGGGTCGCGTGCAGAGAGATACATTTCAAACCATggtcctggaaaaaaaaagttttcattattttatctgcGTAAAAGCATTTGAGAAGAATTTCAGGTTGTTTGATGGACACTCACCTGAGATGTAGCTTGTGTGCTTAGTGTTTTTATCCTGAGCTACCAGCTCCTCGTTCAGCTGTTTCCCAACACCATTCTGGAAATCCTGAGCAAGTTTCTCTGTTGATCTAAAAAATACGCAAAAATATTGCTGCAGGTTAGCTTTAAATAGTCTTTAAAAGAGATAAGTCAATAGTGAAATTAAAAGGTTTATTTCCATTTGAAATTTATAATTACCTGAACTGGTCATCATCTAACAGAGGCCTCTGGGCAGCTAAATACCTCTTGATTGTATCCTCTATATTTGGTATGGGTAGCCTGAGCGATTAAAACAAGAGAAATGTGTGAGAAAACCTGTCTGAGCAGTGGAGTGCCAGGTTTCTGCCCTCTACTGGTCACTGGAGTAAATTCAATTTTGCACTTTCACCTACATGTGTCTAAAAGCTTATCATCTCACCTTTGCCATACATTTATTTGCTACATCCATCTGACATTTCAAATGAACAATAAAgtgatgatatatatatataaaccctTGgatgcatcctttttttttgcgtcACGCTTCAAAATGTGTGTAAGTCATTCACCCTTCCGAGCCCTCACCTGGGTAAACTCTTCTGGTAGTGCATCGTTGGAACAACACTTCGGTGTAAATACTCGCCTGACGACACTTTCCTGCTGCTGTAGTTTCGTGTGTCGATGCCCAGAGCAGCAGGTCTGAAGTGAACGAGGTTGCTACATCTCCTCAAAGGAATTACACTGTGTATTGAACGCAGGCTGGCCATTGCTCGAGCAAGTACACCAAAAACCAAAACGGATGAAGCTGCTGACCACCACAGCTAATGAAGACGATCTGGAGCTAGCATTAGCAGCTAGCCTGAGCTAATAACTGTCtggtgtgtccaggtgtgtttCTGCAAACAGAAATCGCACCTCGTTTATAAAACTCACAATCAGACAGGTGTAAACCAACACAGCTACTTGACCACGGAAGTGTAGCCGGTGCAACTGGTCACGTGACACACACGAGCCTTCTTCTGGTCTTCCGTATCTTAAGGTCTGCTGGGATCCTTGTCGTCACGTCGCCTCCGTTCACGTCATCACGCTCAtgcccctcctcttcttcctcttcctcttggctTGTCCCGTTACGGCTCGCCTCAGAATGAGTCgtgtattttctttaaaaagtaGATCCTTCAGGAGTTTGGATGTGGAgactgaaatataaaaataatttgccCCATCTTATCTTTTAGATATTAAGAGTCATAAGAATCAATAAGAATTTATTGATATATCAGGAGCTGGGTTCATTGCCAGATCCGTCGTTATCAAGACCTGATCTTTGGCTTGCAGGATTATGGAGGTCTCAAGGTAGACTTGAACTTTACATGTCTCCAGTGAGATGAACTATAATTTAGTCTTAGAACCAGCAGATGGCGGTGTTTCCTTGGTTAGTATCTGCCCTTCTATGGTTATCAGCCAGTCATGCGGTCTGAACCACATCAGACATGGTACATGGTTTTTTTTACCCGAGTTCAGTCACTGGGTTTCACCTTTCTGACAGTCCACTGGTTCCTTCAGACTGATAAGATATTCCCATGTTTATCATCATATACTGTGTATGAAGTACTTAACGATTTGTGGGTCtgaaaaccggctattttctgacttatccacgtcgaagacgcgttgatgcttgacagttgaatttttgttcgtctgtttctgtctttatgagtcataaggttcattcattcgttcgttcgttcgttcattcattcattcattcattcattcattcattcattcattcattcattcattcattcattcattcattcattcattcattcattcattcattcattcattaacgTTAGCTAAGGGAAAGTAACACGTATTAATCCATTCACCTGCAGAACGGGAATGGAGTGTGTTGATGTCGGCAGTGCAAGTTGTATTTGGTTAACGTTATAATCAGGTGTGGAACAGTTTTGGACTGAACCGGAAAAGCTCGGTTCGTAGAAATTTTCATTTTCCGTCTTCCCAAAATTCAGTTTAAGCAATGATTGGTAACAGTAATCCAGCATGACTTATGTTTTGCAACCTAATGTTACAGAGCTGGAGGGatccacatacagtacagtgaGCACCACTGAAGCCCACAGTGAACCTGATGTAGGGGTTTTTAAggtaaaacattttgttcatttcagtGTAATCTATGAAAAAGCAACATGAAAACACCCAATGCATAAGTTTTCTTTTCACAAACAGTCGTACAAGTTACAGTTTAATATACTGCCACATAATGTTAGTCTCCCTGAGTTCATTACAGTCAGTAATGTTAATctcatttagaaaataaataggAACACCAGGGTTGGAAATTGACTTTTGTCTACCAGTCACCCCTTTGTTTTACCAGACATTGTATCCTGGCAGTGTGCTCTAACCTCTAACTACTACTACAACTTTAATCTGGTGTACGAGGAGTAATCAGCATGCACACTGGAATTCACTCAAAGGTAACTCGGGGATTGTCGTAGAGTACTTGTTCAGTAAACTATCATGACCACTGGACAAGATATTATTTTGACTTGCCAGCACTGACCGTCAATGGACCCCTCTCAAGCCAGGGATATGCTCAGTGGTGTAGTATACACCAGTTTATGGAGCATACCCTCCTCTTTTTATATCAGTTAACAGTTTACCACCCATCAGCAAAAAGCCATTGAAATCATACCTGCTTTCTCCTTAGTGATCTACCCAATAGTATACCCACCAACGCAGACACCACTACACCACTGGACATGCTGGAAAAGTATGAAACAAATGTTCAACACGTCTAAGTCCAGTTTTGTCCATTTCCTATCAAAATCCTTTTACGAAGATTTTTTAGATAACATATTTCTTTCAATTATTAGTAATTAGTTTTGCATATTGCAATAACTAGTCTTTTTGATAAGAGCTTGTTTTAAAATACATCAACTGTAATACGAGCCAACTCCCTGTCTTCACCCAGTCACAATAATGTAAAGTTATTGGGTTGTTAACGTACAGTCTTGTGGcaagtgcaatttcctccgggattattaaagtatctatctatctatcttagaAATACAAACTACCTTTTTAACTGTTATGTCTCTACATCCTTTAGTCATTGCATGGCAGAgctattttctatttcatcttGCCTAAGTGTCTGGGCTGcacaaatgaaatgataatgaaaaataataaacagcatAGTTTTTGTTGCAGCTTTGCCCACAGAAGGTCAAATGATGGGGCTTGTGCTATATGACCTGATTGATTCTGCTGGCTTGTAGAGCAGCTGTGAGCACAGTTttttcatgaagttttgttattttcttattttagatGCCTTG is a window of Antennarius striatus isolate MH-2024 chromosome 7, ASM4005453v1, whole genome shotgun sequence DNA encoding:
- the magoh gene encoding protein mago nashi homolog, which encodes MSTSDFYLRYYVGHKGKFGHEFLEFEFRPDGKLRYANNSNYKNDVMIRKEAYVHKSVMEELKRIIDDSEITKEDDALWPPPDRVGRQELEIVIGDEHISFTTSKIGSLIDVNQSRDPEGLRVFYYLVQDLKCLVFSLIGLHFKIKPI
- the cpt2 gene encoding carnitine O-palmitoyltransferase 2, mitochondrial isoform X1, producing MASLRSIHSVIPLRRCSNLVHFRPAALGIDTRNYSSRKVSSGEYLHRSVVPTMHYQKSLPRLPIPNIEDTIKRYLAAQRPLLDDDQFRSTEKLAQDFQNGVGKQLNEELVAQDKNTKHTSYISGPWFEMYLSARDPVVLNFNPFMSFNSDPKSEYNDQLLRATNMVCSAVRFMKTLRAELLEPEVFHLNPAKSDTDRFKKFIRWVPSSLSWYGAYMVNAYPLDMSQYFRLFNSTRIPKLGRDELFTDTKGKHLLVMRKGHMYVFDILDKDGNLVKPSEIQSHLKYILSDPMPAPTFPLGVLTSENRDVWAGLRDKLIALGNAEALETVDSAVFCLSLDDESMRDHIHISHNMLHGDAYNRWFDKSFSLILTKDGQAAINFEHSWGDGVAVLRLQNEIFKDTIEQPLVHPGSVAVVDSASAVRRLQFNLDSELENGIKKAKENFDSAVSKLTIDAMEFKKGGKEQLKKSKLSPDAIAQLAFQMGFLRQYGQTVATYESCSTAAFRHGRTETIRPATIHTKKCSHAFVCQPGQHSVEQLKAMLNDCSKYHGQLTKEAAMGQGFDRHLFALRYLANSKGHALHGLYADPAYAAINHNILSTSTLSSPSVNLGGFAPVVPDGFGIGYGVHDDWIGCNVSSYPTRNVHEFLQCVHKSLEDIFTVLEGKSLS
- the cpt2 gene encoding carnitine O-palmitoyltransferase 2, mitochondrial isoform X2, with product MYLSARDPVVLNFNPFMSFNSDPKSEYNDQLLRATNMVCSAVRFMKTLRAELLEPEVFHLNPAKSDTDRFKKFIRWVPSSLSWYGAYMVNAYPLDMSQYFRLFNSTRIPKLGRDELFTDTKGKHLLVMRKGHMYVFDILDKDGNLVKPSEIQSHLKYILSDPMPAPTFPLGVLTSENRDVWAGLRDKLIALGNAEALETVDSAVFCLSLDDESMRDHIHISHNMLHGDAYNRWFDKSFSLILTKDGQAAINFEHSWGDGVAVLRLQNEIFKDTIEQPLVHPGSVAVVDSASAVRRLQFNLDSELENGIKKAKENFDSAVSKLTIDAMEFKKGGKEQLKKSKLSPDAIAQLAFQMGFLRQYGQTVATYESCSTAAFRHGRTETIRPATIHTKKCSHAFVCQPGQHSVEQLKAMLNDCSKYHGQLTKEAAMGQGFDRHLFALRYLANSKGHALHGLYADPAYAAINHNILSTSTLSSPSVNLGGFAPVVPDGFGIGYGVHDDWIGCNVSSYPTRNVHEFLQCVHKSLEDIFTVLEGKSLS